Below is a genomic region from Plectropomus leopardus isolate mb unplaced genomic scaffold, YSFRI_Pleo_2.0 unplaced_scaffold2530, whole genome shotgun sequence.
tttttgtttatttgtaaaaaaactttttgtgttaAAGTTTTGGTTGTCTGAAAAGAGCCACAGatagtctgattgattgattgattgattgattgattgattgattgattgactcaCGTCGTACGCCAGGCTGTCTGCCTCGTTGGCGACCGTCAGCCCAGCCAGTTCTCCCAGTCCCAGCTCGTTGGAAACCGCCTCGTCCACTCTGCCCAGTATGAACGACTTCCCAGACGACGGCAGGAACGTCATCGCCTCtacggagacagagacagagacagaggcggagacagagtcagagacagagacagaggcggagacagagtcagagacagaagcagagacagagacagaggcagagacagaggcagagacggagacagagacagagacagagacagaggcagagacagagacagaggcggagacagagacagagacagaggcagagacaggagttttaaagtgaaaataatctgCGTGTTTGACAGTTGTCGACAGTCAGTGAgccgaggaggaggacaggTTACCGTCTTCAGGGCGTCCCAGCTCGTGCTCGCTGAGTCTGGGGACGGCGGGACGGGACGGGGGCGTCACGGGCGGCTGCAGGGAGGGGAGCTCCTCAGCGTCCCGCAGGTTAGCCAGCATGTCCTGCAGCTTCGACCGGTTTGGTCCTGCAGGACGTGGAGGACACAGGAGACAAAAatcagaggaggaaacagaaatATGGAGtcaggaaataataataacaataaaaataaataataatgataaacgTATTtctatagcacctttcataccaAAAATTCTGCCAAATGTGGTTTACAAGAAAAAGATTACATGCActaagtgcttcacatgaaaagacagaaatacaaaataaaatctgcatgaaaaataaaataagaacacACTGAATtaatcttcacatggataaaagcTAACACCTGCGAACACTGGTGAATAAGATAAAATATGGAAGAAAACTGAACGCACACAATATATTacgtaaaataaaataaatacaataaaacccactgacacGAATAAAAATAAGGCGAGAAATAGAGTGTGTAAAATACAGACCAACAATGAAAAAGATGTTcaggacagaaagaaaaatgaaggcaaaataAGTGTCGAGAGTTCAAACTGTCaggaaaaagagaataaaatgatTATGAAGGAGGGACGtaaagcagcagctctgcagaggaCCGAAGAGACAAGATgaagaaaattacaacaaataagaaaaaataagaaaaaaataaaaaataagaagaaataagaaaaaataaaaagaaataagaaaaaaaaataaaaaaataagaagaaataagaaaaacgtctgcaggagaaaacagaggaaacgCAGCCGCTGCTGTTTGGTAAACTGCAGAATTCATCAATGCAAAGACAtgaagagacaaacagagacaaacagagacatgtagagacagagacatgaagAGACCAAAAGGgacatgaaaagacaaacagagacatgaaaagacaaacagagacatgaTGAGACAAACAGGGACATGAAGAGGGACAGGGATAACTGAGACATTATGTCAGCAGTATCATTGGTTTCAAGTAAAGACGATTCCTGTTCGTGGACACAGTAGGACGACTGAtggatttaaagaaaagtaGAAATGAAAAGTGTTTAAGTGAAATTATGTTAcgattttgtttttgaaaataatttgaaattatgttacattaaaaatatgtttttgctggataatgattttaaatatatcattttaaggATTATAAATGAGGTACAGAACATAAAATTACGTCAAAAaggcattacagtaaaatgacaTAACAGAAAGGGCCCCAAAATTGAGTAAAAATGAAACCTGATGTGGATCAGCTGTTTCAGGGTTTGGGTCCGAGCGAAACTTTGGGACTTTAAGGGAAAAATGTCGGAGATCTACGTGAAGGAAGAAGATATCAGCAGAGCTGAGCCCTGACAGACCgagaggagggaaaacagaGACACTAAAGGAGgcggaggagcagagaggagacaaggagacgaGGAGGGGCAGAGATGAGACGAGGAGACGAGGAGGGGCAGAGATGAGACGAGGAGGGGCAGAGA
It encodes:
- the LOC121966627 gene encoding striatin-like, which produces MLANLRDAEELPSLQPPVTPPSRPAVPRLSEHELGRPEDEAMTFLPSSGKSFILGRVDEAVSNELGLGELAGLTVANEADSLAYDVSQSINQSINQSINQSDYLWLFSDNQNFNTKSFFTNKQKQKSSPKKRALIKTGHR